The Ignavibacteriales bacterium genome includes a region encoding these proteins:
- a CDS encoding uracil-DNA glycosylase codes for MERSTVRPVSELAALQQQIIGCHLCPRLVRWREKVSREKTRRFVDWEYWGKPIPSFGDPRAQVLLIGLAPAAHGGNRTGRMFTGDRSGDWLFRSLSKAGFANQPLSESPEDGLKLRNCYITAACRCAPPQNKLLPKEIRNCRPFLLQEMHLLRRVRIIVGLGKVRFDAAFSALRELGWAHTGKKPAFSHGAEFAVNDRLTLLGSFHPSQQNTFTGRLTEPMLDSIFQRAQTLLHSS; via the coding sequence ATGGAGCGCTCAACCGTCAGGCCTGTGAGCGAGCTTGCTGCACTGCAGCAGCAGATCATCGGATGCCATCTGTGCCCCCGCCTGGTGCGCTGGAGAGAGAAGGTTTCCCGCGAAAAGACGAGACGATTTGTTGATTGGGAATACTGGGGCAAACCAATTCCCAGTTTCGGCGACCCGAGAGCCCAGGTGCTCCTGATTGGACTTGCCCCTGCAGCCCATGGAGGAAACCGAACGGGCAGAATGTTCACCGGTGACAGAAGCGGTGACTGGCTTTTCCGTTCGCTCAGCAAAGCGGGTTTCGCGAACCAGCCCCTGTCTGAATCGCCTGAAGACGGACTGAAGCTTCGGAACTGCTACATCACAGCAGCCTGTCGGTGTGCGCCGCCGCAGAACAAACTGCTCCCCAAAGAAATCCGCAATTGCCGACCCTTTCTTCTGCAGGAGATGCACCTCCTGCGGAGAGTACGGATCATCGTCGGACTCGGCAAAGTCCGTTTCGATGCCGCGTTCTCTGCGCTTCGGGAACTCGGCTGGGCACACACCGGGAAGAAACCCGCATTTTCGCACGGAGCTGAATTCGCAGTCAATGACCGCTTGACACTGCTCGGCTCTTTCCATCCGAGCCAGCAGAACACGTTCACGGGCAGACTCACTGAGCCGATGCTCGATTCGATCTTCCAACGCGCACAAACGCTCCTGCATTCATCCTAA